In the genome of Fibrobacter sp., one region contains:
- a CDS encoding septum formation initiator family protein, whose protein sequence is MNKRLFFFAGIIIIAIIAMVSQVFFGKNSLSQQRYVAHDIAVYQAKIDSLEKVIETRNIQIERLKTDSLYKAEILRTRYGMTQKGEKAFQLVE, encoded by the coding sequence CTTTGCCGGGATCATCATCATCGCAATCATTGCGATGGTTTCCCAGGTTTTCTTCGGAAAGAACAGCTTGAGCCAGCAAAGATACGTCGCCCACGACATTGCCGTCTATCAGGCAAAAATCGATTCCCTGGAAAAGGTGATCGAAACCCGCAACATTCAAATCGAACGCCTCAAGACCGACTCCCTCTACAAGGCGGAAATCCTCCGCACCCGCTACGGCATGACCCAGAAAGGCGAAAAAGCCTTCCAGCTGGTGGAGTAA